The following coding sequences lie in one Bacteroides helcogenes P 36-108 genomic window:
- a CDS encoding GH92 family glycosyl hydrolase codes for MHAALMSAGKNLSPVDYVNPFIGTTNFGTTNPGAVCPNGMMSVVPFNVMGSADNKYDKDARWWSTPYEYHNCYFTGYSHVNLSGVGCPELGSLLLMPTTGVLSVDYKEYGSRYKDEQASPGYYTNFLTRYNVKTEVTATPRTGVTRFTFPAGQSHVLLNLGEGLTNESGAVLRQVNDCEFEGMKLLGTFCYNPQAVFPVYFVMRVNKRPVTSGYWKKQRLMTGVEGEWDPDNGRYKLYTRYRKEIAGDDIGAYLTFNTEEGEQIEVQMGVSFVSMENARLNLEVEQKGKDFSRILAESRQRWNDDLSRILVEGGTETQKSVFYTALYHLLIHPNILQDVNGQYPAMESDKILTTKGDRYTVFSLWDTYRNVHQLLTLVYPERQLQMVRTMLDMYREHGWLPKWELYGRETLTMEGDPSIPVIVDTWLKGLRDFDVELAYEAMRKGATLPGSENLLRPDNDDYLSLGYVPLRAQYDNSVSHALEYYIADNALSRLAAALGKKDDARLFYNRSLGYKHYYSKEFGTFRPILPNGEFYSPFNPMQGENFEPSPGFHEGNSWNYTFYVPHDVKGLARLMGGKKPFIDKLQRVFDDGLYDPANEPDIAYAHLFSYFKGEEWRTQRELHRLLQKFFKNTPDGIPGNDDTGTMSAWAVFNMMGFYPDCPGEPAYTLSTPIFDKVTIRLDQKYWGNDKLVIETERPSVESLYIREMELGGRKFSRYRIAHEELVHGGTLKFILR; via the coding sequence ATGCACGCTGCGTTAATGTCGGCAGGAAAGAACTTATCACCGGTGGATTACGTCAATCCCTTCATTGGTACGACGAATTTCGGAACGACTAATCCGGGAGCTGTCTGTCCCAATGGAATGATGTCCGTAGTACCATTCAATGTGATGGGATCGGCGGATAACAAGTATGACAAAGACGCACGCTGGTGGTCCACTCCTTACGAATACCATAATTGTTACTTTACAGGATATTCTCATGTGAACCTCAGCGGGGTGGGGTGTCCGGAGTTGGGTTCGCTTTTGTTGATGCCTACTACGGGTGTGTTATCTGTTGACTATAAGGAGTATGGCAGCCGCTATAAGGATGAGCAGGCTTCTCCAGGCTATTATACCAATTTCCTGACTCGCTATAATGTGAAGACCGAAGTAACTGCTACTCCTCGTACAGGGGTGACACGCTTTACTTTCCCTGCCGGGCAAAGCCATGTCCTGCTTAATCTGGGCGAAGGATTGACTAATGAATCCGGTGCTGTTTTGCGTCAGGTAAATGATTGTGAATTTGAGGGAATGAAACTGTTGGGCACTTTCTGTTACAATCCTCAGGCGGTATTTCCCGTTTATTTTGTGATGCGTGTCAATAAGCGTCCTGTTACCTCCGGCTATTGGAAGAAACAGCGCCTTATGACAGGTGTGGAAGGTGAATGGGATCCGGACAATGGGCGTTATAAACTTTATACACGTTACCGCAAAGAGATTGCCGGAGATGACATAGGGGCTTACCTAACCTTTAATACAGAAGAAGGTGAACAAATAGAAGTTCAGATGGGAGTTTCCTTTGTCAGCATGGAAAATGCCCGACTCAATTTGGAAGTAGAGCAGAAAGGAAAAGATTTTAGTCGGATATTGGCTGAAAGCCGTCAGCGTTGGAACGATGATTTATCACGCATATTGGTGGAAGGTGGAACGGAAACCCAGAAGTCTGTTTTCTATACTGCGCTGTATCACTTGCTGATACATCCCAATATTTTGCAAGATGTGAACGGTCAATACCCTGCTATGGAGAGTGATAAAATACTGACCACAAAAGGTGATCGTTATACTGTCTTTTCCTTGTGGGATACTTATCGCAATGTACATCAGCTTCTTACCTTGGTATATCCAGAACGACAGTTGCAAATGGTGCGTACTATGCTTGATATGTACCGCGAACATGGCTGGTTGCCTAAATGGGAATTGTACGGACGTGAAACTCTGACTATGGAGGGTGATCCGTCTATTCCTGTTATAGTGGATACATGGTTGAAAGGCTTGCGCGATTTTGATGTGGAGCTTGCTTACGAGGCTATGCGCAAGGGCGCTACATTGCCGGGGAGTGAGAATTTGCTGCGTCCGGACAATGATGATTATCTTTCTTTAGGATATGTTCCTTTACGTGCTCAGTATGACAATTCCGTATCGCATGCTTTGGAGTATTACATTGCTGATAATGCCCTTTCACGTCTTGCCGCTGCTTTGGGGAAGAAAGATGATGCTCGCCTGTTTTATAACCGTTCTTTAGGATACAAGCATTATTATAGCAAAGAGTTCGGGACTTTCCGCCCTATCTTGCCGAATGGTGAATTCTATTCTCCTTTCAATCCGATGCAAGGTGAGAACTTCGAGCCGAGCCCCGGTTTTCATGAAGGAAATTCATGGAATTATACTTTCTACGTTCCCCACGATGTCAAGGGGCTGGCGCGTCTGATGGGAGGGAAAAAGCCTTTTATAGACAAACTCCAACGTGTTTTCGATGATGGGCTTTATGATCCTGCCAATGAGCCGGATATAGCTTATGCTCATCTTTTCTCTTATTTCAAGGGAGAGGAATGGCGTACCCAAAGAGAACTGCATCGGTTGTTGCAGAAATTCTTCAAGAATACTCCGGATGGCATTCCTGGTAATGACGATACCGGGACAATGTCTGCTTGGGCTGTCTTTAATATGATGGGATTTTATCCGGACTGTCCAGGAGAACCGGCCTATACACTTTCTACGCCGATATTCGATAAAGTAACTATTCGTCTTGACCAGAAATATTGGGGGAATGATAAATTGGTGATAGAGACTGAGCGCCCGTCTGTGGAATCATTGTACATCCGAGAAATGGAATTAGGGGGGCGGAAGTTCTCTCGCTACCGCATTGCTCATGAGGAGCTTGTACATGGTGGTACGTTGAAGTTCATCCTCCGTTAA
- a CDS encoding PNGase F N-terminal domain-containing protein has translation MLCILTLSTTISAQNMQKKLKNAKGIEVIYRSVYKGKTIPGQMQMTVCMDQVALKNVLPPQEQSPETVGEPTPEIETPVTSNYIDYSSCQAYRLAKLPNGKVISAATPFRIGAGFTEAGEGKHLGLNCKILRTSLRSNTIEVWYTNDIPFRGTPQANVGVPDGLVLKVIRNGDMVQEASSISPLKKAENLLPTTWGEALDADDYQYTINQSGVITIPVFDQQPICFNGAKLPATLEEGIMYPAGGGTIILKKVKLPEYVKNRSIFVEVAQYSDGDAYDRTGSIFVIPTGKKQSFLDAIRDLKSVPAFQSKDMAYPALISTPYYDTPLELMRFFTAFGVRKFNYNKVKGQDWVDSVLYKSEVTNLAEHLQGEAWIGAYIGNWDAKGHRLSLNLKYYPDDEHRILKTIPLFNTVNYLEQAGQAYPTFLGNDTLRVKFTLNEPVTNARLFYLTTGHGGWGGGDEFNQKPNTILLDGQKIITFIPWRDDCGTYRNLNPCSGNFSNGLSSSDLSRSNWCPGTVTNPEYICLGNLEAGEHTLSVQIPQGAPEGNSNSYWCISGTLIY, from the coding sequence ATGTTATGCATCCTTACCTTGTCCACAACCATTTCTGCACAAAACATGCAGAAAAAATTAAAAAATGCCAAAGGTATCGAAGTCATTTACCGAAGTGTCTATAAAGGCAAAACAATTCCCGGACAGATGCAAATGACAGTCTGCATGGATCAAGTAGCCTTGAAGAATGTGCTTCCACCCCAAGAACAAAGTCCTGAAACAGTAGGAGAACCGACTCCCGAAATTGAAACACCGGTGACCAGTAACTACATAGATTATTCTTCTTGCCAAGCCTATCGTCTTGCCAAGTTGCCTAACGGGAAAGTCATCTCCGCTGCCACTCCGTTCAGGATAGGCGCCGGATTCACCGAAGCAGGCGAAGGAAAACACTTAGGCCTGAACTGCAAGATACTCCGCACTTCACTGCGTTCCAATACCATCGAAGTCTGGTACACCAATGACATTCCTTTTCGAGGAACACCGCAAGCCAACGTTGGTGTACCCGACGGATTAGTGCTGAAAGTAATCCGCAACGGAGATATGGTGCAGGAAGCCTCCTCCATTTCTCCCCTGAAGAAAGCAGAGAATCTGCTACCTACCACCTGGGGTGAAGCACTGGATGCCGATGATTATCAATACACCATCAACCAAAGCGGTGTCATTACCATACCCGTATTCGACCAGCAGCCCATCTGCTTCAATGGTGCTAAACTGCCTGCCACACTCGAAGAAGGTATCATGTATCCCGCCGGCGGAGGTACTATTATCCTGAAAAAAGTAAAACTGCCGGAGTATGTAAAGAACCGCAGTATTTTTGTGGAAGTGGCCCAATATTCCGATGGAGATGCTTATGACCGCACCGGATCCATCTTCGTGATTCCCACCGGAAAGAAGCAATCCTTTCTCGATGCCATCCGTGACCTCAAAAGCGTACCGGCTTTCCAATCCAAAGATATGGCCTATCCGGCACTCATTTCCACACCCTATTATGACACACCTCTTGAACTGATGCGTTTTTTCACCGCCTTTGGTGTACGCAAGTTCAATTATAATAAGGTAAAAGGACAAGATTGGGTGGACTCTGTACTCTATAAATCCGAAGTGACGAACCTTGCCGAACACCTGCAAGGCGAAGCCTGGATCGGCGCCTATATCGGCAACTGGGATGCCAAAGGCCACCGCCTGTCGCTCAATCTGAAATACTATCCGGACGACGAACACCGTATATTGAAGACCATACCTCTATTCAATACCGTAAACTATCTGGAACAAGCCGGACAGGCTTATCCTACTTTCCTGGGAAATGATACCTTACGTGTAAAATTTACCCTGAACGAACCCGTAACCAATGCACGCCTATTCTACCTCACCACCGGACATGGTGGCTGGGGCGGTGGTGATGAATTCAACCAAAAGCCCAACACCATCCTGCTGGACGGACAAAAAATCATAACCTTCATTCCTTGGCGTGATGACTGCGGCACTTACCGCAACCTGAATCCCTGTTCAGGAAACTTTTCCAATGGTCTTAGCTCATCCGACCTTAGCCGTTCCAACTGGTGTCCCGGCACTGTTACCAATCCGGAGTATATCTGTCTTGGCAATTTGGAAGCTGGAGAGCATACTCTCAGCGTACAAATACCGCAAGGAGCCCCCGAAGGAAACAGTAACAGTTATTGGTGCATCTCCGGAACATTGATTTATTGA
- a CDS encoding glycoside hydrolase family 130 protein, protein MNDKIVMPWEERPEGCSDVMWRYSKNPVIGRYHIPTSNSIFNSAVVPFGDGFAGVFRCDNKAVQMNIFAGFSKDGINWEISHEPISFKAGNTNMIESEYKYDPRVTWIEDRYWITWCNGYHGPTIGIGYTFDFKEFFQCENAFLPFNRNGVLFPQKINGKYAMLSRPSDNGHTPFGDIYLSYSPDMKYWGEHRCVMKVTPFPESAWQCTKIGAGSVPFLTDEGWLIFYHGVITTCNGFRYSMGAAILDKENPDKVLYRTREYLLAPAASYELQGDVPNVVFPCAALQDGNRVAVYYGAADTVVGMAFGYISEIIEFTKRTSVI, encoded by the coding sequence ATGAATGACAAAATTGTAATGCCTTGGGAAGAACGTCCGGAAGGATGTTCAGATGTGATGTGGCGTTATTCAAAGAATCCGGTTATTGGTCGTTACCATATACCGACTTCAAACAGTATTTTCAACAGTGCAGTAGTTCCGTTCGGCGATGGTTTTGCCGGAGTATTTCGTTGTGACAACAAAGCAGTGCAGATGAATATCTTTGCAGGCTTCAGTAAAGATGGTATCAACTGGGAGATCAGTCATGAACCTATTTCTTTCAAAGCAGGAAATACGAATATGATAGAGTCTGAATATAAATATGATCCGCGTGTCACTTGGATTGAAGATCGCTACTGGATTACTTGGTGTAATGGCTATCATGGCCCTACTATCGGCATTGGTTACACATTCGATTTTAAAGAGTTCTTCCAGTGTGAGAATGCTTTTTTGCCCTTTAATCGTAATGGTGTGCTTTTTCCTCAGAAGATAAATGGTAAGTATGCCATGTTGAGCCGTCCAAGTGATAACGGACATACCCCATTTGGGGATATTTACCTTAGTTATAGCCCGGACATGAAATATTGGGGTGAACATCGCTGTGTGATGAAAGTGACTCCTTTTCCGGAAAGTGCCTGGCAGTGCACTAAGATAGGAGCAGGCTCTGTACCATTTTTGACCGATGAAGGTTGGCTGATTTTTTATCATGGAGTCATCACTACTTGTAATGGTTTCCGATATTCTATGGGAGCAGCCATTCTTGATAAAGAGAATCCTGACAAAGTTTTGTATCGTACACGTGAATATTTGCTTGCACCTGCTGCTTCTTATGAATTACAGGGGGATGTGCCTAATGTTGTATTCCCGTGTGCTGCATTACAGGATGGAAACAGAGTTGCAGTGTATTATGGCGCTGCCGATACGGTTGTAGGAATGGCTTTCGGCTATATTTCCGAGATTATAGAGTTTACCAAGCGGACGAGCGTTATTTAA
- a CDS encoding TraB/GumN family protein, whose product MKRLLGLLLFVSLMLNANAQLLWKISGKGLEKPSYIFGTYHLSPLSIKDSIATMNQAINETSQVYGEIIMADMMQPAVMQNMQQQMMMPKDTTLQSLFTPEQYEEIGKAVKENMMADISMLANLKPAAINQQLGILIAIKHTPGFNPQEQLDTYFQQQAQRQGKKVGGLESIQSQIDFLFNSQSLQRQANLLHCTVSTINRSIEQVKTIIACYSAQNLDGLLQAMEERFGDSCDPLPGEMEALLDNRNKAWTGKMPAIMNEAPTLFIVGAGHLPGTNGVLNLLKEQGYTIEAMK is encoded by the coding sequence ATGAAAAGACTTTTAGGACTACTTTTATTCGTCAGCCTTATGCTGAATGCCAATGCTCAACTTCTATGGAAAATCTCCGGTAAGGGATTGGAAAAACCATCTTATATCTTCGGTACTTACCACTTATCTCCACTCAGTATAAAAGACAGTATTGCCACGATGAATCAGGCCATAAACGAGACTTCACAAGTCTATGGCGAGATAATCATGGCAGACATGATGCAACCCGCCGTCATGCAAAACATGCAACAACAAATGATGATGCCGAAAGATACCACTTTGCAAAGTTTGTTCACTCCCGAACAATATGAAGAAATAGGCAAAGCAGTAAAGGAAAACATGATGGCAGACATATCCATGTTAGCCAACTTAAAACCTGCCGCCATCAATCAGCAGCTTGGGATTTTGATAGCCATAAAGCATACTCCAGGATTCAACCCACAAGAACAATTAGACACCTATTTCCAACAACAAGCACAGCGACAAGGCAAGAAAGTAGGCGGTTTGGAGAGCATTCAGTCGCAAATAGATTTTCTCTTCAACAGTCAATCCTTACAGCGACAGGCCAATCTGCTGCATTGTACAGTCAGCACAATCAACAGATCTATCGAACAAGTCAAAACTATAATTGCATGCTATAGCGCACAAAATTTAGATGGACTATTGCAAGCAATGGAAGAACGTTTTGGAGACTCCTGCGACCCACTACCCGGAGAAATGGAAGCCTTGCTCGACAACCGTAATAAAGCATGGACCGGAAAGATGCCTGCCATCATGAATGAAGCTCCTACACTTTTCATCGTAGGAGCCGGACATCTGCCTGGAACCAATGGTGTATTAAATCTGCTAAAAGAACAAGGCTACACTATTGAAGCCATGAAATAA
- a CDS encoding MFS transporter, with protein MKNITRTPVWWVPTAYFAMGLPFIAVNLVSTFMFKDLGISDTQIAFWTSVIMMPWTLKFLWSPFLEMYRTKKFFVVVTQLLSGLLFGLVAFSLKFDYFFAISISTMAMVALSGATHDVACDGVYMDELSPTDQAKYIGVQGAFYNIAKLVANGGLVAMAGMLSKHYGAVEGGSITENISAYKEAWMIIFIVISLLLITLGVYHSKMLPSTQVRVYKQRSASEVLQELWAVICNFFTKKYILYYICFIILYRFAEGFVMKIAPLFLRSSREMGGLGLSLTEIGTLNGVFGSAAFVLGSLLAGMYVSKLGLKKTLFSLCCVFNFPFAVYTLLAVFQPESLYLIGTGIVFEYFGYGFGFVGLTLFMMQQIAPGKHQMSHYAFASGIMNLGVMLPGMMSGYLSDRYGYERFFIYVLLAALPSLMITYFIPFTYDDSKKK; from the coding sequence ATGAAAAACATTACTCGTACACCTGTTTGGTGGGTTCCTACTGCCTATTTTGCTATGGGGTTACCTTTTATTGCTGTTAATTTGGTTTCTACATTTATGTTCAAGGATTTGGGCATTTCCGATACTCAGATAGCCTTTTGGACTTCTGTCATTATGATGCCCTGGACTCTGAAATTTCTGTGGAGCCCTTTTTTGGAGATGTATCGCACGAAGAAGTTCTTTGTGGTGGTTACCCAACTACTTAGCGGATTGCTGTTTGGTTTGGTGGCTTTTTCTTTGAAGTTTGATTATTTTTTCGCCATCAGCATCTCTACTATGGCTATGGTGGCTCTTAGTGGAGCTACTCATGATGTGGCTTGTGATGGTGTGTACATGGATGAACTTTCACCGACTGATCAGGCAAAATATATCGGTGTGCAAGGTGCTTTCTATAATATAGCTAAGCTGGTGGCGAATGGAGGTCTGGTGGCGATGGCCGGTATGCTTTCAAAACATTATGGAGCTGTGGAAGGAGGCTCTATCACTGAAAATATTTCGGCTTATAAAGAGGCATGGATGATTATTTTTATTGTTATTTCCTTACTGTTAATTACTCTTGGAGTTTACCATTCTAAAATGCTGCCATCTACGCAGGTACGGGTGTATAAACAACGTTCAGCTTCTGAAGTGTTGCAGGAATTATGGGCGGTAATTTGCAATTTCTTTACCAAGAAATATATTTTATATTATATTTGCTTTATTATTCTTTACCGTTTTGCCGAAGGATTTGTAATGAAGATAGCGCCGCTTTTCTTACGTTCCTCACGTGAGATGGGAGGCTTAGGGCTTTCGTTGACAGAGATAGGGACACTTAATGGAGTTTTTGGTTCGGCAGCTTTCGTTTTGGGCTCTTTGCTGGCAGGTATGTATGTCTCGAAATTAGGATTGAAGAAGACGCTGTTTTCTCTCTGTTGCGTATTTAATTTCCCGTTTGCGGTTTATACCTTGCTGGCTGTTTTTCAACCTGAAAGTTTGTATTTGATAGGTACTGGTATAGTGTTTGAGTATTTTGGATATGGTTTTGGATTTGTGGGTCTTACATTGTTTATGATGCAGCAAATAGCTCCCGGAAAGCATCAGATGTCTCATTATGCTTTTGCATCAGGTATCATGAATTTAGGCGTGATGCTTCCGGGGATGATGAGTGGTTATCTCAGTGACAGATATGGATATGAGCGATTCTTTATTTATGTACTTTTGGCTGCTCTTCCGTCTTTGATGATAACTTATTTCATACCGTTTACTTATGATGACTCGAAGAAGAAATAA
- a CDS encoding C40 family peptidase, with product MKRHLSYIVAFFGLLISLSSCHTSAPHLNYKALAQASIRMGIDIGLEDNHKLYINSAEWIGTPYRAGGESKRGTDCSGLVSQLYKKVYHIRLSRNTDGQLKESNQVSRHNLREGDLVFFTSDISRKKATHVGIYLKRGKFIHASTSQGVIISDLKEKYYTRHWLSGGRIQP from the coding sequence ATGAAGCGGCATCTTTCTTATATTGTAGCATTCTTCGGTCTGTTGATTAGTCTCAGTTCTTGTCATACATCTGCACCACACCTTAACTACAAGGCTTTGGCACAGGCGTCTATCCGTATGGGAATAGATATTGGCTTGGAAGATAACCATAAACTGTATATCAATTCTGCCGAATGGATAGGTACTCCTTATCGTGCAGGCGGTGAAAGCAAACGTGGGACCGATTGTTCAGGTTTAGTATCGCAACTCTATAAGAAAGTGTACCATATCCGTCTGTCACGAAATACAGACGGACAGTTAAAAGAAAGCAACCAAGTTTCTCGCCACAATTTGCGTGAGGGGGACTTGGTGTTTTTTACCAGTGACATTTCCCGTAAAAAAGCAACGCACGTAGGTATCTATCTCAAAAGAGGAAAATTCATCCATGCCAGTACCAGCCAAGGCGTCATCATCAGCGATCTCAAAGAAAAATACTATACCCGACATTGGCTCAGTGGAGGAAGAATTCAGCCATAA
- a CDS encoding DUF5687 family protein produces the protein MNLFLVLRKHGKLADKRNPMYEKSRFAKFWIYLMTAFWAGYLIFFGTTLAFAMQSEATEPYHILNSGLLFILAVDFITRMPFQKTPTQEVKPYILLPIKRSRLIDSLLIRSGLDLFNLFWFFFFVPFAIITITRFYGIAGTVTYLLGIWLLMLANNYWFLLCRTLMSERFWWLLLPVGVYGAIAAAMFIPDKSPIFSFSTNVGEGFIQGNPLTFAGILAVIILLYLINRNVVNRMVYNEINKVEDTTVQVKHVSEYRFLERYGQVGEYMKLELKLLLRNKVCKRALYSAGGVVIMFSALIAFTDAYQGGMKSFLVMYNFVLFGLLFLSTIMGYEGNYIDGLMSRKESIYALLQAKYATYTIGQIIPLLLMIPAMVMGKVTLLTGLSWFFFIPGFVYFCMFQMAVYNNKTVDMNNKMTQRNIGTGMQNLISFAAFGVPLILLYTLQAIFDETVVSVIFITIGLAFIATSRFWLHNVYHRFMKRRYRNMEGFRDSRQK, from the coding sequence ATGAATCTCTTTTTAGTATTGCGAAAACATGGGAAACTTGCCGACAAACGCAATCCTATGTATGAAAAAAGCCGATTCGCCAAATTCTGGATCTATCTGATGACTGCTTTTTGGGCCGGCTACCTCATCTTCTTCGGCACTACGCTTGCTTTTGCCATGCAAAGTGAAGCCACAGAGCCCTACCACATCTTAAACTCCGGCTTGCTATTCATTCTTGCTGTCGATTTCATCACCCGCATGCCTTTTCAGAAAACACCTACTCAAGAAGTAAAGCCTTATATCCTGCTTCCTATCAAACGCAGCCGTCTGATAGACAGCCTGCTGATTCGTTCGGGACTGGACCTATTCAACCTTTTTTGGTTCTTCTTTTTCGTACCATTCGCCATCATCACCATCACTCGTTTCTATGGAATAGCAGGAACCGTCACCTACTTACTGGGCATTTGGCTATTGATGTTGGCCAATAACTACTGGTTTTTGCTATGTCGTACGTTGATGAGTGAACGATTCTGGTGGCTACTGCTACCTGTAGGTGTCTATGGAGCAATAGCTGCCGCCATGTTCATTCCCGACAAAAGTCCTATATTCAGTTTTTCTACCAATGTAGGCGAGGGTTTCATTCAAGGCAACCCACTTACCTTTGCAGGTATATTGGCGGTTATCATCTTACTCTACCTGATAAACCGCAATGTGGTAAACCGTATGGTATATAACGAAATCAACAAGGTGGAAGACACCACCGTACAAGTGAAACATGTATCCGAATATCGTTTTCTGGAACGCTACGGGCAAGTGGGCGAATATATGAAACTGGAGCTGAAGCTACTGCTACGCAACAAGGTATGCAAGCGTGCCCTCTATTCAGCCGGTGGAGTAGTCATCATGTTCAGTGCGCTCATTGCCTTTACCGATGCCTACCAAGGGGGCATGAAGAGCTTTCTCGTGATGTACAACTTTGTTCTCTTCGGTCTCCTTTTTCTGAGTACCATCATGGGGTATGAGGGTAACTACATAGACGGACTGATGAGCCGCAAAGAGAGCATTTATGCTCTACTGCAAGCTAAATATGCCACTTACACCATCGGGCAAATTATCCCCCTACTATTGATGATACCCGCCATGGTGATGGGAAAAGTCACTTTGCTGACCGGCCTCTCTTGGTTCTTTTTCATCCCCGGATTCGTCTATTTCTGTATGTTCCAAATGGCAGTCTATAACAACAAGACTGTAGATATGAACAATAAGATGACACAACGCAACATAGGCACAGGAATGCAAAACCTCATTTCCTTTGCCGCCTTCGGCGTACCTCTGATTCTACTGTACACCCTACAAGCCATATTCGACGAAACAGTTGTATCGGTAATATTCATAACTATCGGCCTTGCCTTTATCGCCACTTCACGTTTTTGGTTGCACAATGTCTATCATCGTTTCATGAAACGACGCTACCGGAACATGGAGGGCTTCAGAGACAGTAGACAGAAATAG
- a CDS encoding ABC transporter ATP-binding protein — protein MIQITNLQKHFGDKVAVNIENYTIKQADMLGLVGNNGAGKTTLFRLILDLLKADDGNITINDIEVSKSEEWKAFTGAFIDDGFLIDYLTPEEYFYFIGKMYGLKKEEVNERLVPFERFMNGEVLGQKKFIRNFSMGNKQKIGIISAMLHQPQLLILDEPFNFLDPSSQAIIKHLLKKYNEEHHATVIISSHNLNHTVDVCSRIALLEHGIIIRDILNENNSAEKELEDYFNVNVKEEIAEEQQEITTNEEAGITTEDTKAEEPPVQTANETDNNVKA, from the coding sequence ATGATACAAATAACAAACCTTCAAAAACATTTCGGTGATAAAGTAGCCGTAAACATAGAGAACTACACCATCAAGCAAGCTGACATGCTGGGACTGGTGGGAAACAATGGTGCAGGAAAAACCACCCTTTTCCGCCTCATTCTCGACCTATTGAAAGCCGATGACGGAAACATCACCATCAATGACATCGAAGTAAGCAAAAGTGAAGAGTGGAAAGCTTTTACCGGCGCCTTCATTGACGACGGATTCCTGATAGATTACCTCACTCCTGAAGAATACTTCTACTTCATTGGTAAAATGTACGGACTGAAGAAAGAAGAAGTGAATGAACGTCTCGTTCCTTTCGAGCGCTTCATGAATGGAGAAGTATTAGGGCAAAAGAAGTTCATACGTAACTTCTCCATGGGAAATAAGCAGAAAATAGGTATTATCTCCGCCATGCTACACCAGCCACAACTACTGATACTTGACGAGCCATTCAATTTTCTTGACCCAAGTTCGCAAGCAATCATCAAGCACCTGCTGAAAAAATACAATGAAGAACATCATGCCACCGTCATCATCTCCAGCCACAATCTGAACCACACAGTGGACGTATGTTCTCGTATAGCCTTGCTGGAACACGGAATCATTATCCGAGACATCCTGAATGAAAATAATTCGGCGGAAAAGGAGTTGGAAGACTACTTCAATGTAAACGTTAAAGAAGAAATAGCTGAAGAACAGCAGGAAATAACGACAAACGAAGAAGCGGGGATTACCACAGAAGATACCAAGGCAGAAGAGCCTCCTGTTCAGACTGCCAACGAGACAGACAATAATGTAAAAGCATGA